The Sylvia atricapilla isolate bSylAtr1 chromosome 5, bSylAtr1.pri, whole genome shotgun sequence genome includes a window with the following:
- the PEX26 gene encoding peroxisome assembly protein 26 produces MRGEPPAWAPGPAQAAALLEEAADLLVLHRDFAAAVERCEAGCDSLGAGPGHESFEEVKCSLCVVGIQALAEMNRWREVLSWVLQYYHVPEHLPPKVLELCILLYSKVREPQVMLEAGSSWLRAQANQRLPELGSLLELYLAEVLLPLGLFEGAEELVRGCAVLDSEQQLALLGTVRESRRRWTQREETHSPAEEQQEPATETLLGVLSQKLLTMVTLLRRALRSMSNHFYLLPYKKMLLATFLLYLVVVRLDPASPTSLPFIYKLVQLFRQAWAAVLSPIHRPPIRD; encoded by the exons ATGCGGGGCGAGCCGCCCGCCTGGGCCCCGGGGCCGGCGCAGGCGGCCGCGCTGCTGGAGGAGGCGGCGgacctgctggtgctgcaccgCGACTTCGCCGCCGCCGTGGAGCGGTGCGAGGCGGGCTGCGACAGCCTGGGAGCCGGCCCCGGCCACGAGAG TTTTGAAGAAGTGAAATGCTCCCTTTGTGTTGTGGGGATTCAGGCACTGGCCGAGATGAACCGGTGGAGAGAAGTTCTGTCTTGGGTCCTACAGTATTACCATGTCCCTGAACATCTGCCTCCAAAAGTTCTGGAGCTGTG TATCCTGCTGTACAGCAAAGTGAGAGAGCCGCAGGTGATGCTGGAGGCGGGCAGCAGCTGGCTGAGAGCCCAGGCCAACCAGAGGCTCCCCGAGCTGGGGTCGCTGCTGGAGCTGTAcctggcagaggtgctgctgcccctggggctcTTTGAGGGCGCAGAAGAGCTggtgaggggctgtgctgtgctggacagtgagcagcagctggctctgctcGGCACCGTCCGCGAGAGCCGCCGCCGCTGGACCCAGAGGGAAGAGACACACTCacctgctgaggagcagcaagaGCCAGCCACGGAAACTCTTCTGG GAGTGCTGTCCCAAAAGTTACTGACCATGGTGACTCTGCTACGTAGAGCCCTGAGGTCCATGTCAAACCACTTCTATTTACTTCCTTACAAGAAGATGCTCTTGGCTACTTTTTTGCTGTACCTGGTGGTGGTGAGATTAGACCCAG cTTCTCCCACATCATTGCCATTCATTTACAAACTGGTGCAGCTCTTCAGACAGGCTTGGGCAGCTGTGCTTTCTCCAATCCACAGGCCTCCAATTCGAGACTAA